A region from the Medicago truncatula cultivar Jemalong A17 chromosome 6, MtrunA17r5.0-ANR, whole genome shotgun sequence genome encodes:
- the LOC11419294 gene encoding probable carboxylesterase 18 — MIDEEDNMSHSNSTNKPKPLLSWKPRATISLLSFLTDACCRSNGTFNRRLFNFFIRKSSPNATPVNGVSIKDITVNSENNVWFRLFTPTVGGEVVGDGGATKTTSLPVVIFFHGGGFTYLCPSSIYYDAFCRRLCREISVVVVSVNYRLTPEHCYPSQYEDGEAVLKYLEENKMVLPENADVSKCFLAGDSAGANLAHHLAVRVCKEGLQEIRIIGLVLIQPFFGGEEQTEAEIKLEGSPLVLMERTDWWWKVF, encoded by the coding sequence ATGATAGATGAGGAGGACAATATGTCACACTCAAACTCAACAAACAAACCCAAACCTCTTCTTTCTTGGAAGCCTCGCGCTACCATTTcacttctttcatttttaacCGACGCTTGTTGTCGCTCTAACGGCACATTCAACCGCCGTCTCTTTAACTTCTTCATCCGCAAATCCTCGCCTAATGCCACTCCCGTTAACGGTGTTTCCATCAAAGACATTACCGTTAACTCCGAAAATAACGTTTGGTTCCGTCTCTTTACACCCACTGTTGGCGGAGAAGTCGTCGGAGATGGTGGTGCAACCAAAACAACCTCCCTTCCCGTTGTCATTTTCTTCCACGGTGGTGGCTTCACCTATCTTTGCCCCTCCTCTATCTACTATGATGCTTTTTGCCGTAGACTCTGCCGGGAAATATCCGTTGTTGTTGTCTCTGTCAACTACCGCCTCACACCGGAGCATTGCTATCCGTCGCAATACGAAGACGGAGAAGCTGTTTTGAAATATTTGGAGGAGAATAAAATGGTTTTACCGGAAAATGCTGACGTGTCAAAATGTTTCCTCGCCGGAGACAGTGCCGGTGCAAATTTGGCACATCACCTTGCAGTTAGGGTTTGTAAAGAAGGGCTCCAGGAAATCCGGATTATCGGGTTGGTATTGATTCAGCCGTTTTTTGGCGGGGAGGAACAGACCGAGGCGGAGATTAAACTTGAGGGATCTCCGTTGGTGTTGATGGAAAGGACGGATTGGTGGTGGAAGGTGTTTTGA